The Pseudokineococcus lusitanus genomic interval CGGACGGCTCGGTCCTCGCCTACCGCGTCGTCACCCGCACCGCGGTCGAGAAGCCCGCCCTGCCCGTCGCCGAGCTGTTCGCCGACGACGGCCCCGAGCGCCTCGTGCTCGTCACGTGCGGCGGGCCCTACCTGCGCGACGTCGGGGCCCACCGGGACAACGTCGTCGTCGTCGCGGAGCCGGCGTGAGCGCGCGCCGCCCGTCCCTCCCCGGCCTCCCCGGCGACCGCCGGCCGACGGAGGAGGCGACCCCTGGCTACCGTCGCCCCCGTGGTCGTCGATGACGAGGACGGCGGAGGGCACCCCCGCCCCGCCCTCGGCACGTCCGCGCCCGTGGACGACGGCGAGGGGTCGCGCATGACCGACGCCGGGGCGGACGCGGAGCGTCTCGCGCTCGACGTCCGCCTGGCCGAGGCCTTCGCCACCGGGACCGACGACGGGCTCCGCGGCGCCTTCGACCGCTGGTCGCCGCTCGTCCACGGCCTCGCGCTGCGGGCCCTGCGGGACGCCGGCGAGGCCGAGGACGTCACGCAGCAGGTGTTCGTGGCCGCCTGGCGCGGCCGGGCCCGCTACCGCCCGGAGGACGGGCCGCTGGGCGCCTGGCTCGTGGGCATCACGCGCCACAAGATCGCCGACGCCCGCGCCGCCGCCGTGCGGCGCGGGCAGCGGACCGTCCTCGTCGGTCCCGACGACGTCGCGGGCCTGGCCGATCCGGCCCGTCCCGCGGGCACCCCGGACGACGAGGTCGACCGGCTCGTGGACCGAATCCTCGTCGCCGAGCACCTCCGGGCGCTCGACCAGCCGGCGCGCGAGATCGTGCGGCTCGCCTTCTTCGAGGGCCTGACGCACGTCCAGGTGGCCGAGCGGCTCCGAATGCCGCTGGGCACGGTGAAGAGCCACGTCCGCCGCTCGCTGCGGCGGCTGCGCGACGCGATGGGCGGTGAGGGGCGATGAGCGAGCAGGACGACGCCGGACGCACCCCCGGCGCGCACGCGACCGACGACGAGCTCGCCGGGCTCGCCCTCGGCGAGCCGGCGGACGCCCGGCTCGAGCAGCACCTCGCCGGCTGCGCCCGGTGCCGGGCGGTGCTGGTGGCCGACCGCCGCGCCGTCGACGCCGGCCGCGCGGGCGAGCCCGCGGACCTCCTCCGCCGCCCGCCGGACCGCGTGCTCGACGCCGTCCTCGCCGAGGTGGCCCGGGACCGTCCCGTGCCGGCCCCCGGTCCCGCGCCCGCGGTGCCGGTCCAGCGCCGGGTCCGCCGACCCGTCGGCCGGGCCCTCGCGACGGCGGGCGCCGCCGTCGCGCTGCTGGCCGTCGGCGTCCTCGCCGGCCTGGGCCTCGGTGGCCTCGGCGGCACGGGGGGCGGGGCGGTCGGCGACGTGCTCGCGACGGCGGAGCTGCGGACGCTCGCCGACGACGCCCCCGGCGGGACGGCCGTGCTCCGCGAGGTCGACGGCGTGCCGGTCGTCGACGTCGACCTCGGCGACCGTGCCGACGACCCTGCGGACGGTGCGGGACCCGGTGCGTACGAGGAGGTCTGGCTCCTCGACCCCGACGGCGGCCTCGTCTCCCTCGGCGTGCTGGCCGGGGGGCGCGGCACCTTCACCGCCCCGCCCGCGGCGCTCGACGTGGACGGCGTGCAGGTCGACGTGTCGCGCGAGCCGCTCGACGGGAGCCCCGCCCACTCGGGGGACAGCCTCGTCCGGGGCGCCCTCCTGCGCTGAGGTGCCGGCTCGCCCATAGTTGGCGGTAGGCGCTGTGCGACAACCGCTGTCGCCGCCCGGCTCGGCGCGCCGCCTCCCCGACGTCGCCCGCCCGTCACCGCCACGTTGACGAGGTGGGGTACAACGGCAGGGCGAGGGCGCCGCACCGGGCGGCGACCGAGAGCCGGACGGCGGAGGCCGAGCGACGGCGACGTACAGGACGTGAGCGCCGAGGGCGCAGAGGCGGAGGTGACCTGATGGGTGCTGCGGACGACCGGTCGGTCAACGTGGTGATCCTCGCGGCAGGGATGGGGACCCGGCTCGGCCGCCCCCACCCGAAGCCGCTGACCACCCTGCGGGACGGGCGCACGATCCTGCGCCAGCAGCTCGACCACATCAGCGGGGCCTTCGCGGACGACGCGCGGGTCTCCATCGTCGTCGGGTTCAAGAAGCGCCGGCTCCTCGAGGCCGCGGCGTCCGAGGCGAGCTTCGTCTTCAACGAGGAGTTCTCGCGGACGAACACCTCGAAGAGCCTCCTGCGCGCGCTGCGGATGGCGGCGCCGGGCGGGGTGCTGTGGATGAACGGCGACGTCGTCTTCTCGCCGGGCCTGCTGGACACGCTCGTCCCGCACATGGCCGAGGGCTCCTTCGTGGCGGTCAACACCGCCCGCGTGGCGGAGGAGGAGGTCAAGTACCTCCTCGACGACTCGGGCCACATCAGCGCCCTGTCGAAGCAGGTCGTCGGCGGGCTCGGCGAGGCCGTGGGCATCAACTACGTCAGCGCCGGCGACCGCGAGGTCCTCGTGCGCCACCTGGCCGCCGCCGGGGACCAGGACTACTTCGAGAAGGGCATCGAGGACGCCATCGCCCTCGAGGGCATGCGCGTGCGGGCCGTCGACATCTCGGCCTTCGGCGTCGTCGAGGTCGACTTCGCCGACGACCTGGAGCGCGCCAACGCCATCTGAGCGACCGGGTGCCGGCCGACGGGCCGCGCGACGCAGGGCGTCGTGCGGCACGTCGTCGTTTCGGGTGGCGATGTGACCCGGGCGTGACCATCGTGGTGCCACCGGACGCCGAGACCGCGCGTCCCTGCCCCGCCGTCACGGCGGGCAACCCCCCGGCGAGACGCGGCGCCCGCCGCGCACCGGGTGGTCACGCGCAGCGACCGCTGCTCACCCATGACGAGGAGCACACCGTGCCCACGATCACCGCTGACCAGATCTCGGCCCTCTACGACGCCACCGTCGTCTCCAGCACCGACGGCAAGATCGGCTCCGTCGGCAACGTCTACCTGGACGACGACACGCAGGCCCCCAGCTGGGTCACCGTCAAGACGGGCCTCTTCGGCACGTCGGAGTCCTTCGTGCCCCTCGCGGACGCCACGCTCGAGGGCGACGAGATCCGCGTCTCCTACAGCAAGGACCAGGTCAAGGACGCCCCGCGCCTCGACACCGACGCCGAGCTCTCCCCCGAGGAGGAGGAGCGCCTGTACTCGCACTACGGCGTCGGCGGCGCCTCGGGCGTCCAGGGCGGCAGCGACGGCGGCGGCCTCCTGACCTCCGGCCACACGGCCCAGACGACGACGACGGCCGGCAGCGCCGGCTCGGGCACCGGCGAGTCCGTCGGGTCCACCGGCGACTTCTCCGGCACCGGCGGCTACTCCTCCGGCGAGAACGGCGGCGGCGTGGGCACGGGCACCGGCACGACGGGCGCCGCGACCGGTGGCACCGCTGCCGGCGTCGGCACCGCGGCCGCCGCGGGCACGTCCGGGACGACCGGCGAGGCCGGCACCGCGGGCACGGGCCACGACACGAGCGGCCCGAACACCGACGACGCCATGACCCGCTCCGAGGAGCACGCCTCCTTCGGCACCCAGACCCGCGAGTCGGGCCGGGCGCGCCTGCGCAAGCACGTCGTCACCGAGCGCGTCACGCAGGACGTCCCCGTGAGCCACGAGGAGGTCGTCGTCGAGCGCGAGCCGATCACCGACGCCAACCGCGGCGACGCCTACTCCGGCGGTGACCTCACCGAGGAGGAGCACGAGGTGACGCTGCACGAGGAGCGCCCCGTCGTCGAGAAGGACGTCGAGGCCGTCGAGCGCGTCCGCCTCGGCACCGAGACCGTCACCGACACCGAGCGCGTGTCCACGGACGTCCGCCGCGAGGAGATCGAGGTCGACGGCGACACCACCACGGGCACGACCGGCACGACCGGCACCGACCGGCGCTGAGCACCGTGCAGGACGCGTCCCGCCCCTCGGAGGCCGTGGTCACGGTCTCCGAGGAGCGGGCCGTCTCCCGGCTCGTCCGGGTCCCCGTCGAGCGCGTGCGGGTCCGGACGCGCGTCGTCACCGAGGTCGTCCGCGTGGACGTCGAGGTGCGGCGCCAGGAGCTCGTCGTCGAGCGCGTCCCCGTGGACGAGGACGAGGCGCGCGCGGCCGCGACGACGGACCTCGGCGAGCC includes:
- a CDS encoding RNA polymerase sigma factor, whose product is MVVDDEDGGGHPRPALGTSAPVDDGEGSRMTDAGADAERLALDVRLAEAFATGTDDGLRGAFDRWSPLVHGLALRALRDAGEAEDVTQQVFVAAWRGRARYRPEDGPLGAWLVGITRHKIADARAAAVRRGQRTVLVGPDDVAGLADPARPAGTPDDEVDRLVDRILVAEHLRALDQPAREIVRLAFFEGLTHVQVAERLRMPLGTVKSHVRRSLRRLRDAMGGEGR
- a CDS encoding anti-sigma factor, with product MSEQDDAGRTPGAHATDDELAGLALGEPADARLEQHLAGCARCRAVLVADRRAVDAGRAGEPADLLRRPPDRVLDAVLAEVARDRPVPAPGPAPAVPVQRRVRRPVGRALATAGAAVALLAVGVLAGLGLGGLGGTGGGAVGDVLATAELRTLADDAPGGTAVLREVDGVPVVDVDLGDRADDPADGAGPGAYEEVWLLDPDGGLVSLGVLAGGRGTFTAPPAALDVDGVQVDVSREPLDGSPAHSGDSLVRGALLR
- a CDS encoding NTP transferase domain-containing protein, whose product is MGAADDRSVNVVILAAGMGTRLGRPHPKPLTTLRDGRTILRQQLDHISGAFADDARVSIVVGFKKRRLLEAAASEASFVFNEEFSRTNTSKSLLRALRMAAPGGVLWMNGDVVFSPGLLDTLVPHMAEGSFVAVNTARVAEEEVKYLLDDSGHISALSKQVVGGLGEAVGINYVSAGDREVLVRHLAAAGDQDYFEKGIEDAIALEGMRVRAVDISAFGVVEVDFADDLERANAI
- a CDS encoding DUF2382 domain-containing protein, translated to MPTITADQISALYDATVVSSTDGKIGSVGNVYLDDDTQAPSWVTVKTGLFGTSESFVPLADATLEGDEIRVSYSKDQVKDAPRLDTDAELSPEEEERLYSHYGVGGASGVQGGSDGGGLLTSGHTAQTTTTAGSAGSGTGESVGSTGDFSGTGGYSSGENGGGVGTGTGTTGAATGGTAAGVGTAAAAGTSGTTGEAGTAGTGHDTSGPNTDDAMTRSEEHASFGTQTRESGRARLRKHVVTERVTQDVPVSHEEVVVEREPITDANRGDAYSGGDLTEEEHEVTLHEERPVVEKDVEAVERVRLGTETVTDTERVSTDVRREEIEVDGDTTTGTTGTTGTDRR
- a CDS encoding DUF2382 domain-containing protein: MQDASRPSEAVVTVSEERAVSRLVRVPVERVRVRTRVVTEVVRVDVEVRRQELVVERVPVDEDEARAAATTDLGEPEEVVVVLHEEVPVVTTETRPVERVTVRARRVESTTPVTVDLSREVVEVEQDAGRG